The DNA segment TAAATCTGAGAAAACTAGACAGAACTGCTCTAGTAAATAAGCAAGTTAGCAAAAAGATTTATGCAAAGCCAACAATTCTAATAGGGAAAtggaaaatatatgtttctatACATATAGGGATGCATACCGtagattataaataaaacaataccgGTAGTATTAAATGAAGTATTCCAAAACATAACAGTAACaggtttactttttaaattaattacttGTGGTCAACTAtgaatttttacatttatgtgtAAGAAATATTAGAAACCATTCTTTTTTGCTGGCTTGTGGGTCTTTTTAAGAATACTGTACTAATTACAAACTTGTACTTGAAATCATTTACATCTAAACATCACTATCAAGCAAGCTATATAAATTATAAGAAAATgctatatatatgtaaattataaaaatatttctaactGCAAATTAAGTGTTCCTACTTTTCATCTACTGTGtgataaaacagttaaatactttaatatctaaacaaaatattaaaattaaacccATGAATAATTGCCTAAAGGATTTCTTGGTTAAAGAATGTTACAATGCCTTTATTATAAACTCTActttttatgttgttataatGTTGCATAAAGTATCAAGTTTATCAATGAAATCTAATCAAATTATGAAAGTATGTTAAAGGCAATGTTAGTTCCAAGTATTGAAAATAGGATTGTAAAATCAGAAGGATAAAGAGGTAAAGTAAAGAGAGAAAATGGTTAATGCAGAGTAGACAACACAAGCAAAAGCAAATCAAGCAGAGGATGCAtgcatttgtacatttttacaGCTGAAGTACACCCATACTTACAACTGGGATTTTCGCTTAATTTGATCTTCAGCTGAGTTGGGGATCATAAAATAATCTACACTCTTTCTTGTTCCACTTTTGTCACCATAAAATTCTCTGTGCTTTTGACCCAGctgaaaaaaacccataaaaaacattgtaacCTCAAAAAACATAGAGTATGAAAACTGTCTTATCCATAAAATTGagttatgtattttatataagtataaCTTCTCTTGACACTGCTTACCAAATGGTGTAGGCATAATCTCTATTACtaacttatttctttaaaaaaactacCTTATCAAATGATTTGAGCTCTTCTTTCCTGTCAAAGTCAAGATTTGACAAGGAATACTTTGGAGCAGCAAGCCATCTATCCCTGGTGCGGCCTCTTGCACTGATCACAGATTCAGGTTTATGGGTATAGTAGGTGGGAAATTCACCTCCACGGGCGTATGGGTCATGAGAAGCATTTAAAACTTCTGATCTATAATCTTGAAAGTATTTGTTGGTTGCATTTCCATATGTCTCTCCATAGTCATATTTGGTGGTTGGACAGTGACCTCGGTACCTacatcaatgaaaaataaaataaaaaatgtgtgatatacacaaaataataataatcataatgacCACATTTAACATGTTGCAACCACACtactttttctattttataaatatattgatattaatacatCAAATCGTACTTATAACTAGGAtttaaaaaacaagagctgtcacagagacagcgtgctcgactattccgccgcttttcagtgtaaggattgaaaagttttggccaaacatgcatggatcactattagattagatttcaatgcaattcatgatgtgctgagatagtaacataaatgtggttacatggaaaatttcaaccagattttttaagtctaataataaagggcaattatttgcaaaatacagttatatatcttggttattcaattacattgagtggttgaataccattctataaagtctcaattcaatacatcgagtagttgcttagaaattaacctatgtgtgcttacacgcaaaaccttaaccagaatttctatgtcgaataataaagggcaattatttgcattaaatgaaactagagttatcttacatggttaattaagtaggttagatggttgagtaccattgtattgagtctcaatgcaatacatcaattagttgctttgatatatattaaaataatgtgtgcttgc comes from the Mya arenaria isolate MELC-2E11 chromosome 13, ASM2691426v1 genome and includes:
- the LOC128215582 gene encoding protein FAM166C A-like, which gives rise to MSRSAGTLITTHNSTFIPPRFMPGYRGHCPTTKYDYGETYGNATNKYFQDYRSEVLNASHDPYARGGEFPTYYTHKPESVISARGRTRDRWLAAPKYSLSNLDFDRKEELKSFDKLGQKHREFYGDKSGTRKSVDYFMIPNSAEDQIKRKSQFMILATRHTDDINLPYLEHEARRLPLIKRVSTSASSQRDREMRDVYFEKR